One region of Rhodophyticola sp. CCM32 genomic DNA includes:
- a CDS encoding hydantoinase B/oxoprolinase family protein, translating into MSTANRILQLRLDGLAETMQRMLLDTAVSPVAREAADCASALFTASGELLAMSDAIPLLLGALPGQMTALLACYPPDTMREGEVYIANDPFSGGTHLPDIAVILPVFAKGQLIGFTASLLHHQDIGGMRPGSVPPDATEIFQEGLRLPPMRAGTDHVLSQEVRDLVTANSRVPGVVLADLDAQVAAARSAVQGWMRIIDDLGVGGFVEATAELLDAAEVETRAAFGALSGDEVRAVDGLDPDATLGRLDVCVALMISADGMVVDFTGSSAQVDAPINCVASGPLSAVFYAAITLLGPTALRNGGILRCLHLVLPEASVVNAATPAPVNARTNMVRAITSTVLAALAQIDPAGRPAANCGMAYVIAFSGMGADGQRFLATEIIAGGAGGGPDGAGAHAVSTDVGNARNTPVEIIEADLPLRVLSSERRRGSGGEGLHNGGDGVRRTYLALADGISVSIRGSGSSASQMDPAGVVRRNLPLRVSCAPTARRNHSARDLL; encoded by the coding sequence ATGAGCACGGCAAACCGTATTCTGCAACTGCGCCTCGACGGGTTGGCGGAAACCATGCAGCGCATGCTTCTGGACACGGCCGTGTCGCCCGTCGCGCGGGAGGCGGCGGATTGCGCCTCGGCCCTGTTCACGGCATCGGGCGAACTTCTCGCCATGTCCGATGCCATCCCCCTGCTGCTTGGGGCGTTGCCCGGCCAAATGACGGCGTTGCTTGCCTGCTACCCCCCGGACACAATGCGCGAGGGTGAGGTTTACATCGCCAACGATCCGTTCTCAGGCGGCACCCATCTGCCTGATATCGCCGTGATCCTGCCTGTCTTCGCCAAGGGCCAACTGATCGGGTTCACGGCAAGCCTGCTGCATCATCAGGACATTGGCGGCATGCGGCCCGGATCGGTGCCGCCTGATGCGACTGAGATCTTTCAGGAGGGGTTGCGCCTGCCCCCGATGCGGGCGGGAACCGACCATGTGCTGTCGCAAGAGGTCCGCGATCTTGTCACCGCCAACAGCCGCGTCCCGGGGGTCGTTCTGGCCGATCTGGACGCGCAGGTCGCCGCCGCGCGTTCTGCCGTGCAAGGCTGGATGCGCATCATTGATGATTTGGGTGTCGGTGGGTTTGTTGAGGCGACCGCAGAACTACTCGATGCCGCCGAAGTGGAAACCCGCGCCGCCTTCGGGGCGTTGTCGGGGGATGAAGTGCGCGCGGTTGACGGCCTTGATCCGGATGCGACTCTCGGGCGGTTAGATGTTTGCGTTGCCTTGATGATCTCGGCGGATGGTATGGTCGTGGATTTCACCGGCTCCTCCGCGCAGGTCGACGCGCCGATCAACTGCGTCGCCTCCGGCCCGCTATCGGCGGTGTTCTATGCTGCGATCACGCTGCTTGGCCCCACGGCATTGCGCAACGGCGGTATCCTGCGTTGCCTCCATCTGGTGCTGCCGGAGGCAAGCGTCGTCAACGCCGCCACACCCGCGCCGGTCAATGCGCGCACCAATATGGTGCGTGCGATCACCTCAACCGTCCTTGCGGCCTTGGCGCAGATTGACCCTGCGGGTCGCCCGGCGGCAAATTGCGGGATGGCCTATGTCATCGCGTTCTCGGGGATGGGGGCGGATGGCCAACGGTTCCTCGCGACCGAGATCATCGCAGGGGGTGCCGGTGGCGGTCCCGATGGCGCAGGCGCGCATGCGGTCTCGACCGATGTGGGCAATGCCCGCAACACGCCCGTTGAAATCATCGAGGCGGACCTGCCTTTGCGGGTCCTGTCGTCGGAGCGTCGGCGCGGTTCCGGCGGGGAGGGCCTGCACAATGGCGGTGACGGCGTTCGGCGAACATATCTTGCACTGGCCGATGGCATCTCGGTCTCGATCCGGGGGAGCGGTTCCAGCGCGTCCCAGATGGATCCGGCGGGGGTGGTGCGCCGAAACCTTCCGCTGCGCGTCTCTTGCGCGCCGACGGCACGACGGAACCACTCGGCCCGCGATCTGCTGTGA
- a CDS encoding hydantoinase/oxoprolinase N-terminal domain-containing protein — translation MTHLAIDIGARFIDMIAWGSDGVRRCKQPLGDALWDTALAGLAKLDLTPEQLSEVRIASTGFLNHLHHAQTLQDGPGVGVGLITTAGFEDIAVLGRQDRVGLYDPVTRVATPVHLIDDGATSGVSARMDAQGEEIQAVDEAEVARIAEALSESGVSTVAICLLHAHQNGRHEHAVASILRARLPDLSISLSHLVDPRPREFERLVSTVLDSWLRVTVLPDLIMLRDRFAAKGFAGCWAWGDGRGVLTEFTGSLVRLMAGGPAASIRGAAAVIDGGQATAISIDIGSKTSDLALVRQGAPALTDSGMLAGIPVRGARVDMESLPVGGTQMVPGQVEYMLDDALIAAGWMAGDTDCTATEAAHLLDLVHRHLAQAITRHATRRNVDPTRASLVVTGGAGAYLATGLAEALGLSHVLIPHLSMFAGAVGLARAPRQAEIRRRVDASLTDVTSTMLVGFARTSTAELVPVPDHQSSIELIARISPRPRMPHMDVTFDRAAPERLAQTYQETYRSRYGIAPQGPGYVTLLCARSFETTGALASALTPGEADLPICPDGWHAVPVSGGYRLERRAS, via the coding sequence GTGACGCATCTGGCGATCGATATAGGGGCGCGGTTCATCGACATGATCGCGTGGGGGTCGGACGGCGTGCGCAGGTGCAAGCAGCCTTTGGGCGATGCGCTATGGGACACCGCACTGGCGGGGTTGGCCAAGCTTGACCTTACGCCAGAGCAGCTGTCGGAGGTGCGGATCGCATCGACGGGTTTTCTCAATCACTTGCATCACGCGCAAACACTGCAGGACGGGCCCGGGGTTGGGGTCGGTCTCATCACGACAGCGGGGTTTGAGGATATCGCGGTGCTTGGCCGTCAGGACCGGGTCGGATTGTACGACCCGGTGACACGTGTCGCGACGCCCGTACATCTGATCGACGATGGCGCAACTTCCGGCGTCTCTGCCCGCATGGATGCGCAGGGCGAAGAAATTCAGGCGGTCGACGAGGCCGAGGTTGCACGGATCGCTGAAGCCCTTTCGGAAAGCGGCGTGTCCACAGTCGCGATTTGTCTGCTGCATGCCCACCAAAATGGTCGGCACGAACACGCCGTCGCATCGATCCTGAGGGCGCGGTTGCCCGATCTGTCCATCAGCCTGTCCCATCTGGTCGATCCTCGGCCACGGGAGTTCGAGCGTCTCGTCTCCACGGTGCTCGATAGCTGGCTGCGAGTCACGGTGCTGCCGGATCTGATTATGCTGAGGGATCGTTTTGCGGCCAAGGGATTTGCCGGGTGTTGGGCTTGGGGCGATGGGCGTGGGGTGCTGACGGAATTCACCGGATCATTGGTGCGGCTGATGGCCGGCGGACCCGCGGCCTCAATCCGGGGGGCCGCGGCTGTGATCGATGGCGGGCAAGCGACCGCGATTTCGATCGATATAGGGTCAAAAACCTCCGATCTGGCCCTTGTCCGGCAGGGCGCTCCGGCCCTGACCGATAGCGGAATGCTGGCCGGGATTCCGGTGCGTGGTGCACGGGTGGATATGGAAAGCCTGCCGGTGGGCGGCACCCAGATGGTTCCGGGGCAGGTGGAGTATATGCTGGACGACGCCCTGATTGCCGCTGGGTGGATGGCGGGTGACACCGACTGTACGGCGACCGAGGCGGCGCATCTCCTTGATCTTGTGCACCGGCATCTGGCCCAGGCAATCACGCGCCATGCCACCCGGCGCAATGTCGATCCGACCCGCGCGAGTCTTGTCGTGACGGGAGGGGCGGGTGCGTATCTGGCCACGGGTCTTGCGGAGGCGCTGGGCCTCAGCCACGTCCTGATACCGCATCTGTCGATGTTTGCGGGTGCCGTCGGTCTGGCGCGCGCGCCAAGGCAGGCTGAGATCCGGCGTCGCGTCGATGCGTCGTTGACCGATGTGACGTCAACGATGTTGGTGGGTTTCGCGCGCACCAGCACGGCTGAGCTTGTACCGGTGCCGGATCATCAATCCTCAATCGAGCTGATAGCCCGCATCTCTCCCCGCCCTAGGATGCCACATATGGACGTCACGTTTGACCGCGCCGCGCCGGAGCGATTGGCGCAGACCTATCAAGAGACCTACCGCAGCCGCTACGGAATCGCGCCGCAGGGGCCGGGATATGTGACACTGCTATGCGCGCGGTCGTTTGAGACAACCGGCGCGCTGGCGTCGGCTCTGACACCGGGGGAGGCTGACCTGCCGATCTGTCCGGACGGATGGCACGCCGTCCCGGTATCGGGCGGGTATCGGCTGGAGAGGAGGGCCTCATGA
- a CDS encoding ureidoglycolate lyase, producing the protein MTSASGLPPIRLRAEPLTSDDFAPFGQVLGPGIGASRLIRDNTVRLTNTPSCLTHTDAATRAEIDIYEVTGKASPVVCTRIERHPLSAQMFVPQMSVSSAHACWMVAVWPDGPEGPVRAFVARAGQGVVYKRGIWHQGIIALEIDMQFVSMMFRGDDTQDTEFHTLSRAVAFEIGDP; encoded by the coding sequence ATGACATCTGCTTCAGGCCTGCCGCCAATCCGGCTTCGTGCTGAGCCGCTGACATCTGATGATTTCGCGCCGTTCGGCCAAGTGCTTGGGCCGGGTATCGGAGCCAGCCGGTTGATCCGTGATAACACCGTCCGCCTGACCAACACGCCCTCATGCCTGACCCACACAGATGCGGCGACCCGTGCCGAAATCGACATCTACGAGGTTACGGGAAAGGCATCGCCGGTCGTGTGCACGCGCATCGAGCGGCATCCCTTGAGCGCGCAGATGTTTGTGCCGCAGATGTCCGTGTCAAGCGCTCATGCATGCTGGATGGTTGCCGTCTGGCCCGATGGGCCCGAGGGGCCGGTTCGTGCCTTCGTGGCCAGGGCCGGACAGGGCGTCGTGTACAAAAGGGGTATCTGGCATCAGGGCATCATCGCGCTTGAGATCGACATGCAGTTCGTGTCGATGATGTTCCGCGGCGACGACACGCAGGATACCGAATTTCACACCCTGTCGCGCGCTGTCGCGTTTGAGATTGGCGATCCGTGA
- a CDS encoding LysR family transcriptional regulator codes for MKITVRQIRAFAAVAELQSFTAAAEQVNLTQSAVSMLVRQLEDTLGLALFVRTGRGVILTEFGAELRPIFARVMADLDGVQDAAQGLRSLSSGTLRLALTQVLAATWLPEILDIYRTRHPGITLEIMDSVGDRIVDTVAANEAEIGIGPARSHLPDVEKSPLWSVPIRLVTAAGSAAKTEHPHQWIHYSDEFDILLERTLRHHSWTKNCGSVRVRSLIPALAMVGTGNFATAAPSYAEVFAPSSRSRSMISATRRLRRISWSTFGRITPCRLQPLPSRTSRRRMCHRGRCRCDGNHLGSGP; via the coding sequence ATGAAGATCACGGTCCGCCAGATCCGCGCCTTTGCCGCCGTCGCCGAGTTGCAGAGCTTTACGGCAGCGGCGGAGCAGGTGAACCTGACGCAATCGGCTGTCAGCATGTTGGTGCGGCAACTTGAAGACACGCTGGGGCTGGCGTTGTTCGTCCGGACCGGGCGCGGCGTGATATTGACCGAATTCGGCGCCGAACTGCGCCCTATTTTCGCACGGGTCATGGCAGATCTTGATGGTGTGCAGGATGCGGCACAGGGTTTGCGGTCGCTTAGCAGTGGCACCCTGCGATTGGCCCTGACGCAAGTGCTGGCGGCGACGTGGCTGCCCGAGATTCTTGACATTTACCGGACCCGGCATCCCGGCATCACCCTGGAAATCATGGATTCCGTGGGCGACCGGATCGTGGATACCGTCGCCGCCAATGAGGCCGAGATCGGGATCGGACCCGCGCGCAGCCACCTGCCGGATGTCGAAAAATCACCCCTATGGAGCGTGCCAATCCGTCTGGTTACCGCGGCAGGCTCAGCGGCCAAGACCGAACACCCGCATCAGTGGATTCACTATTCTGATGAGTTCGACATTCTGTTGGAGCGCACCCTCAGACATCATAGCTGGACGAAAAATTGCGGATCGGTGCGTGTGCGCAGTCTGATCCCCGCGCTCGCGATGGTCGGCACCGGTAATTTCGCGACCGCCGCCCCCTCCTACGCAGAGGTGTTCGCCCCCAGTTCAAGGTCGCGTTCCATGATTTCGGCGACCCGCCGGTTGCGCAGGATTTCATGGTCTACTTTCGGTCGGATCACGCCCTGTCGCCTGCAGCCTCTGCCTTCCAGGACATCGCGAAGACGCATGTGCCACCGGGGGCGGTGCCGCTGTGACGGCAACCATCTAGGGTCAGGACCCTAG
- a CDS encoding glutamine synthetase family protein: protein MPPTLRAGRIARGMRLSEMAGNTTDFAQALTRAGHYDVADIERAEEVLASVSEVGLETVRILFSDQHGILRGKTIVAAALASAFKSGIGVPSTLLLKDTAHKTVFPVWTGGLSIADQPFGGAGDVILRPDPARFFPLPWSPHSAILLCDVFHRSGAPVSFSSGAVLANAVGKLDAAGFRAIFGLEVEFQVFECLDPALGHAAATMPPAPVQTRNLTQGYKYLTETRYAEVEDLLDHLRRMAEGLGLHPRSMEIEMGPSQFEFTFEPSDPVTQADRFVLFRTMVKEVCHIRGLHASFMAKPVLPNAVANGWHIHQSLLDKATGKALFCPDTPGELTTPASGWIAGILKHAAAFCLLTNPTVNSYKRFQPFQLAPNAVQWGQDNRGAMLRALLTAGDPASRVENRVADTSANPHYAFAAQILSGLEGIQSGDTPPPASEDPYNDAAEPLPRSLIAAVEAFGSSAYLRSAMGDAVVDYIVTLKRAEWDRYISALSEWEQQEYFGLF from the coding sequence ATGCCGCCGACCTTGCGCGCCGGGCGGATTGCCCGTGGGATGCGTCTGTCTGAGATGGCGGGGAACACGACAGATTTCGCGCAGGCCCTGACCCGCGCGGGCCACTACGATGTGGCCGATATAGAGCGCGCAGAGGAGGTTCTGGCCTCGGTTTCCGAGGTGGGGTTGGAGACTGTCCGCATCCTGTTTTCAGATCAGCACGGTATTCTGCGCGGCAAGACAATTGTCGCTGCTGCGCTGGCCTCGGCCTTCAAATCCGGTATCGGGGTGCCCTCTACCTTGCTGTTGAAGGACACTGCGCACAAAACGGTGTTTCCGGTTTGGACCGGCGGGCTTTCCATCGCCGATCAACCCTTTGGCGGCGCGGGCGATGTCATCCTACGGCCCGATCCGGCACGGTTCTTTCCACTGCCCTGGTCGCCCCATTCCGCGATCTTGCTATGCGATGTGTTCCACCGCTCCGGCGCGCCGGTTTCCTTTTCCTCCGGGGCGGTTCTGGCCAATGCGGTGGGCAAGCTGGACGCGGCGGGGTTCCGCGCGATTTTCGGGCTGGAGGTGGAATTTCAGGTGTTCGAATGCCTGGACCCCGCGCTTGGCCACGCGGCAGCCACCATGCCGCCTGCCCCGGTTCAGACCCGCAACCTGACGCAGGGCTATAAGTATCTGACCGAGACGCGCTATGCGGAGGTGGAGGATCTTCTCGATCACCTGCGCCGCATGGCGGAGGGTCTTGGGCTGCACCCCCGGTCGATGGAAATCGAAATGGGGCCAAGCCAGTTCGAGTTCACCTTCGAGCCATCAGACCCGGTAACCCAGGCCGACCGCTTTGTGCTGTTCCGCACGATGGTCAAGGAGGTCTGTCACATTCGCGGGCTGCACGCGAGCTTCATGGCCAAGCCCGTGCTGCCGAACGCGGTGGCGAATGGCTGGCATATCCACCAATCGCTTCTTGATAAGGCCACGGGCAAGGCGCTGTTTTGTCCCGACACGCCGGGGGAGTTGACCACGCCCGCAAGCGGCTGGATCGCCGGGATCCTGAAACACGCCGCTGCCTTTTGCTTGCTGACCAATCCCACAGTGAACAGCTACAAACGGTTCCAACCGTTCCAGCTTGCCCCGAATGCCGTGCAATGGGGGCAGGACAATCGTGGCGCGATGCTGCGTGCGTTGCTGACCGCCGGTGATCCCGCGTCGCGGGTCGAGAACCGGGTGGCGGATACATCGGCAAATCCCCACTACGCCTTCGCGGCCCAGATCCTGTCGGGCCTGGAAGGTATCCAAAGTGGCGATACCCCGCCACCTGCCAGCGAAGACCCTTACAATGATGCAGCAGAGCCCCTTCCGCGCAGCCTGATCGCTGCGGTCGAAGCATTCGGGAGCAGTGCCTATTTGCGGAGTGCCATGGGCGATGCCGTCGTGGACTACATCGTGACTTTGAAGCGCGCGGAATGGGATCGCTATATCTCGGCCCTGTCCGAGTGGGAGCAGCAAGAGTATTTCGGGCTATTCTAG
- a CDS encoding aromatic ring-hydroxylating dioxygenase subunit alpha produces the protein MISQQLNDQITRIGPDTAAGSVLRRYWQPAALSDELQGSFPVPVNLLGERLALIRDGDETLSLVTREADPSEAAAHYPDSADIVVKPDGPRYPVFEQKGVVFAYLGPDEPPAFPGFDCFRAPDTHVFAFKGLWECNWLQALEIGIDPAHASFLHRFLEDEDPADSYGKQFRDKAAETNMPMTQVLREYPRPEIKVDETDYGLKITALRHMENALTHVRVTNQIFPEAICIPMSREMTITQWHVPIDDEHCYWFTIFTSFKTPIDKTRMREQRLLEHRLPDYAPLKNHSNNYHYDPAEQASVTYTGMGLDINVHDQWAVEGMGAIQDRTQEHLGRSDVAIIRYRRMLRQAIKSVQDGDVQSLPMRGSGDVARIRGPLSNDAIASTGDWQSASHAADLARRADCPWDASV, from the coding sequence ATGATTAGCCAGCAACTTAATGATCAAATCACCCGGATCGGCCCTGACACGGCGGCAGGCAGCGTGCTGCGCCGCTACTGGCAGCCTGCGGCGCTGAGCGATGAGCTGCAGGGGTCGTTTCCCGTGCCGGTCAACCTGCTGGGGGAGCGTTTGGCCCTTATCCGCGACGGTGACGAAACGCTGAGCCTCGTGACCCGAGAGGCGGACCCGTCCGAGGCCGCGGCTCATTACCCCGACAGCGCGGATATCGTGGTGAAACCCGACGGCCCGCGCTACCCGGTGTTTGAGCAAAAGGGCGTGGTCTTCGCCTATCTCGGCCCCGATGAGCCTCCCGCCTTCCCAGGTTTCGACTGTTTCCGCGCGCCCGATACCCATGTGTTTGCGTTCAAGGGCCTGTGGGAGTGCAATTGGCTGCAAGCGCTGGAGATTGGGATCGACCCGGCCCATGCCTCCTTCCTGCACCGTTTCTTGGAGGATGAAGATCCCGCCGACAGCTACGGCAAACAGTTCCGCGACAAGGCGGCAGAGACCAACATGCCGATGACGCAGGTCCTGCGCGAATACCCGCGCCCCGAGATCAAGGTCGATGAAACCGATTACGGCCTGAAGATCACCGCGCTGCGCCATATGGAGAACGCGTTGACCCATGTGCGCGTGACCAACCAGATCTTTCCCGAAGCGATCTGTATTCCGATGTCGCGCGAGATGACGATCACACAATGGCACGTCCCGATTGATGATGAACATTGCTATTGGTTCACGATTTTCACCAGCTTCAAGACCCCCATCGACAAGACGCGGATGCGCGAACAAAGGCTGCTGGAACACCGGCTGCCCGACTATGCGCCGTTGAAGAACCACAGCAACAATTACCACTACGACCCGGCGGAACAGGCATCGGTGACCTATACGGGCATGGGGCTTGATATCAACGTCCATGACCAGTGGGCAGTTGAAGGGATGGGCGCTATTCAGGACAGGACGCAAGAACACCTTGGGCGCAGTGATGTCGCGATCATCCGCTACAGGCGCATGTTGCGTCAAGCGATCAAGAGCGTTCAGGACGGTGACGTGCAGAGCCTGCCGATGCGGGGCAGCGGCGATGTCGCGCGCATCAGGGGGCCGTTGTCGAACGACGCGATTGCCTCAACCGGGGATTGGCAATCGGCCAGCCATGCCGCCGACCTTGCGCGCCGGGCGGATTGCCCGTGGGATGCGTCTGTCTGA
- a CDS encoding Rieske 2Fe-2S domain-containing protein produces MPVDSNGWTPIAASVDLDGERAVLPVSLGGDRYVLFRDDEGQLGLIGRNCPHRGADLCFGRLEDNGLRCPFHGWHFDRTGQCVEQPAEPEGSKMHTQIKVPMVPVREVDGAIFAQVAPQEVNAND; encoded by the coding sequence ATGCCAGTCGACAGCAACGGGTGGACGCCGATCGCGGCCAGCGTCGATCTGGATGGCGAGCGCGCCGTTTTGCCGGTTTCGCTTGGCGGTGATCGCTATGTGTTGTTCCGGGATGATGAGGGCCAGCTGGGACTGATCGGCCGCAACTGCCCCCATCGCGGCGCGGATCTTTGTTTTGGACGGCTTGAGGATAACGGATTACGCTGCCCCTTTCATGGCTGGCACTTTGACCGGACGGGACAATGCGTCGAACAGCCAGCAGAGCCGGAGGGGTCGAAAATGCACACGCAGATCAAGGTGCCGATGGTGCCGGTCCGTGAGGTCGACGGCGCGATCTTTGCACAGGTTGCGCCACAGGAGGTGAACGCCAATGATTAG
- a CDS encoding IclR family transcriptional regulator domain-containing protein — MNASDTASTFVKGLRVLDSFETGRTDLTMAEIARLTEFDRSTVRRLCLALEEAGYLTRQNQTFRLTPKIVAVAGGYLTSHAIGMSIQPVLNQFAEELRGELAVSVMEGTRAVYIARSAVASARMSLGFSIGSALPLLPTAVGRMLLAGYPAPQREDIIQACRLYRYTDATDMDLASIRAKVEAAAQHGYVLSTSEFEQGASGIAVPIRNIGETQAVLSTTASVDHFRKEEEVDRVLDILRRTAMSLRA, encoded by the coding sequence ATGAACGCGAGCGACACGGCATCAACCTTCGTCAAAGGCCTCCGCGTTCTGGACAGTTTTGAGACAGGGCGCACTGACCTTACGATGGCCGAGATCGCCCGGCTTACCGAATTCGACCGTTCCACCGTCCGGCGCCTGTGTCTGGCCCTGGAAGAAGCAGGGTATCTGACGCGGCAAAATCAGACGTTCCGCCTGACCCCCAAGATTGTCGCCGTCGCCGGTGGTTACCTGACGTCCCACGCGATCGGGATGTCTATTCAACCTGTCCTCAATCAATTTGCAGAAGAACTTCGCGGCGAACTTGCCGTCTCTGTTATGGAAGGCACGCGGGCGGTTTATATCGCACGCTCGGCGGTGGCGTCTGCGCGCATGTCATTGGGCTTCTCCATCGGCAGCGCCCTGCCGCTTCTCCCGACTGCGGTCGGACGTATGTTATTGGCCGGGTATCCCGCCCCGCAGCGTGAGGACATCATTCAGGCCTGCCGGCTTTATCGCTACACCGACGCGACCGATATGGATCTGGCGTCCATTCGCGCAAAGGTGGAAGCTGCGGCACAGCATGGCTACGTCCTGTCGACCAGCGAATTCGAACAGGGCGCTTCAGGAATTGCCGTTCCCATCCGCAATATCGGAGAAACGCAGGCCGTCCTGTCAACGACCGCCTCTGTTGACCACTTCAGAAAGGAGGAAGAGGTCGATCGGGTTCTCGACATCCTCCGGCGCACAGCCATGAGCCTGAGAGCGTAG
- a CDS encoding 3-hydroxyacyl-CoA dehydrogenase family protein, with the protein MQVSGMPMAAVLGSGTMGAQIALSLALGGFDIRLWGRRAEALPDAMDRVGAAFDFLAEAGLAEPGNRPLVLSRIKATSDLEEAVCDAGFVIEAVAEDIAVKQSLLGAAETHAASDAVLSSTTSALSATEIQSSLARPDRFCVAHYAQPAHLVELVEVVPGQQTAAGVTEFVTRLLTDTGKTPVLCPDIPGFLWARIQHAVLREFASLVGQGLVTAEACDTILKVGYASRLPAMGAFEHADLAGLDLINSAAAKAVWADLSNVMDPGDTPVGELYEQGHLGMESGHGFYDWTQRDPGTFRMQRDAEIIRRIKIRRQDAG; encoded by the coding sequence ATGCAGGTTAGCGGCATGCCAATGGCGGCGGTGCTGGGCTCCGGCACGATGGGGGCGCAGATTGCGCTGTCTCTGGCGCTTGGCGGCTTTGATATTCGTCTGTGGGGCCGCCGGGCAGAGGCATTGCCCGATGCGATGGACCGGGTTGGCGCGGCCTTTGATTTCCTGGCCGAGGCGGGATTGGCAGAGCCGGGCAACCGGCCGTTGGTCCTGTCGCGGATCAAGGCGACATCTGATCTGGAAGAGGCGGTTTGCGACGCAGGGTTTGTGATCGAAGCCGTTGCAGAAGACATTGCCGTGAAACAAAGCCTGCTTGGCGCCGCAGAAACCCATGCCGCATCAGATGCTGTGCTGTCTTCCACCACGTCGGCGCTTAGCGCGACTGAAATCCAGTCCTCTCTCGCCCGGCCTGACCGGTTTTGCGTCGCCCATTACGCGCAGCCTGCGCATCTTGTGGAACTGGTTGAAGTGGTTCCGGGACAACAGACTGCCGCCGGAGTAACCGAATTTGTAACCCGGCTTCTGACCGATACGGGAAAGACCCCGGTGCTGTGCCCGGATATCCCCGGGTTCCTTTGGGCCCGGATACAGCATGCGGTGTTACGTGAATTTGCCTCGCTTGTGGGGCAGGGGCTGGTCACGGCAGAGGCATGTGACACCATTCTGAAGGTTGGCTATGCCTCGCGTCTGCCCGCGATGGGGGCTTTTGAACATGCTGATCTGGCCGGGCTGGACCTGATCAATTCAGCCGCCGCAAAGGCCGTCTGGGCAGATTTGTCGAATGTCATGGATCCGGGCGATACGCCTGTGGGGGAGCTTTATGAACAGGGCCATCTGGGCATGGAATCGGGGCACGGGTTCTATGATTGGACCCAACGCGATCCCGGGACGTTCAGGATGCAGCGTGATGCCGAAATCATCCGCCGTATCAAGATCAGGCGGCAGGACGCAGGTTAG
- a CDS encoding MBL fold metallo-hydrolase: protein MSEKSVISYRNGPFATVSMGLPGDHEGKTATRVFFVKGAEKLALIDSGLYAGYPSLEQGFEELGYAKSDLDLLLITHEHMDHVGNNGPLKEQTGCTIIGHKGRADRVADNMLNAKTIVHAFPEGEDFDLNVEYLDWMAPNEGPLDSFVADGDIIDLGGGVKLEVVECLGHSMSEIGFFEHSTQTLVIADPLLPVFNPVLYLYEDPAVMRATFDRIEAFIRERDVQTVIFAHEEPRTGADTFELIDNCRARVDGIEDSMLRNIKAKPGIGFAELRDLVCDEFEKVREWRALVSIDASLKAFEAAGRIRQESGGWVHAG, encoded by the coding sequence ATGAGCGAGAAGAGTGTTATCAGCTACCGCAACGGGCCGTTTGCGACCGTCAGCATGGGGCTGCCGGGGGATCATGAGGGCAAGACCGCGACCCGTGTCTTCTTTGTCAAAGGGGCCGAGAAACTGGCCCTGATCGACAGTGGCCTTTACGCCGGATATCCCTCGCTCGAACAGGGGTTCGAGGAACTTGGATATGCCAAATCTGATCTCGACCTGTTGCTGATCACCCATGAACATATGGACCATGTGGGCAATAACGGCCCCCTGAAAGAACAGACCGGCTGCACGATCATCGGACATAAGGGCCGGGCCGACCGCGTGGCCGATAACATGCTGAATGCCAAGACGATTGTACATGCTTTCCCGGAAGGTGAAGATTTTGATCTGAACGTGGAATATCTGGACTGGATGGCCCCGAACGAAGGCCCGCTGGACAGTTTTGTCGCCGATGGCGATATCATTGATCTGGGCGGGGGCGTGAAGCTGGAAGTGGTCGAATGTCTGGGTCATTCGATGTCTGAAATCGGCTTTTTTGAACATTCCACCCAGACCTTGGTGATCGCCGACCCGCTTTTGCCGGTCTTCAATCCGGTGTTGTATCTTTATGAAGACCCCGCCGTGATGCGGGCCACTTTCGACCGGATCGAAGCCTTCATTCGCGAGCGGGATGTGCAAACCGTGATCTTTGCCCATGAAGAGCCACGCACCGGCGCCGATACGTTTGAGTTGATCGACAATTGCCGGGCCCGGGTTGACGGGATCGAAGACAGCATGTTGCGCAATATCAAGGCCAAACCCGGGATCGGTTTTGCCGAATTGCGCGATCTGGTCTGTGACGAGTTTGAAAAGGTGCGCGAATGGCGCGCGCTGGTCAGCATTGATGCAAGCCTGAAAGCGTTTGAAGCCGCAGGCAGGATTCGCCAGGAGAGCGGTGGCTGGGTCCATGCAGGTTAG